In Gemmatimonadota bacterium, the genomic window CGTGATGCGAGTCGTCAAACGAAGTGAGAGGATTCACGGTGTGACCTCCTCAAAAATTGGACTCCTTGTGCGATTGGATTGACTTCCAAACTATCACCGGGACTCGCCAGAAGCAACTGAAAAACGCCCGGTCCCGCGAAACGACCCTGCTTGACAGAGCACAAATCTCTATATATGATGCCTGATACAGCAAATCGCCAAACACCAGAAAGGGCGTAAACCATGAGCAATGTGCGAGATTTTGGAGCCAGAGGAGATGGGATCTCAAACGATACCAAAGCAATTGAGAACGCGCTGGCAAAAGGAAACGGAACCCTACAGTTTCCAAAAGGCGACTATCTCATTACTCACACGATTAACGTAAACTTAGCCGACAGCGGACGGGTAAGCATAGATGGATCGGGAGGCACGACAAAAATCCTCATGGGAGGCGCAGGACCGGCCTTTCACATCACGGGCACACACAGACGATCAGCCGATCCCAAAACCTTTGAACTGCGCGTCTGGACCCATGAAAGAATGCCCACAATATCAAACCTGGAGATCGAAGGCAAACACCCGGAAGCAGATGGCTTCTTGCTAACAGGCACCATGCAGGCGACCTTTGAAGGCGTACTCTTGCGAAAGCTAAACCACGCCATCCACATACACGACCGCGCCCGAAATGTGCTTATCTCCCACTGCCATATACACGACAACCACGGTGCAGGCATTTTCCTCGATCATGTAGATCTTCACCAAATCATCGTAACGGGTTCCCACATCAGCTATTGCAAACGCGGAGGCATCAAAATCATCGGCTCACAAATCCGCAACTTGCAAATCACCGGCAACGACATCGAATACAACTTCGACAAAAAAGCGGACCGATCCGCAGACATCTGGATCGACACCAGCGACGGAGTCTCCTCAGTCCGCGAAGGCACCATATCGGGCAACACCATCCAGGCAAAACCCTCGCCAGGAGGCGCGAATATATTGATGATCGGTCACTCTCCCCAAACGAATAACAAAGTAGGCATGTTCACCATCGCGGGAAATTTGATCGGCTCGCAACAAAATAACATCCATCTCATTGCAGCCAGAGGCGTCACCATCTCGGGAAACGCGGTCTACAATGGAGTCAACAGAAACCTTCTGGTGGAACACGCGCAAAACATCGTAATCGGCAGCAACAGCTTTGACCACAATCCCGATTACGGTCCCTCGCGCTGCACTGGCATTCAATTTATAAACAGCACAGACAGTATTATGAGCGGAACAACGCTTCACGAATTCAAAGGCATTCAGGACGAAGAAGACGATCGTCAGGGCCTGTTGGAAATCATCCGTTGCGCCCGACTCACTGCAAACGGCTGCCAGATCCTGGACGGCTATCCCAGCGCGATATACGTAACCGACTCCGACGACATCAGCGTCACCGGATGTACCCTACTCGAAAGGCGTAAACAAAAAGAAACCGTTTCAACCATCCGCTGGAAAGGCATGGGCAGTGGCAATTTATTGAACAACAACCGAATTGGACACGGCACAGCAGGTGCATTATCCATAGACGAAACTGCTGGTGTTCAAATCAGCCATAATCGAATGGATAACTGAGGAGATAAACTTGTCTCTCAAACCCGACCACTCAAAAGTCCCTGGCGTCGTGATAGATCACAGACCCGCCAGCACAAAACAATACCTGGGCAGCCCGAGCATCGTCATCATGCCCAACGGCGATTATATCGCATCCTATGATCTTTTTGGACCGGGCACAAATTACGACCGCATGGCCGTATTTCGTTCGCGCGACAAAGGCGAAACCTGGACTCAAATAATCGAACAGGTTGGCCAGTGGTGGTCCAATCTGTTTTTGCACAAAGGCGACCTCTATCTCCTCGGCACAAGCCGCGAATATGGCTATGTTGTCATTCGGCGATCTACGGACGGGGGTGAAACATGGACAGTACCAAAAGACAAACACACCGGACAACTCACTACTGAGGATCGCTATCACTGTGCCCCAATGCCAGTCGTCGCCCACAATGGATATCTCTGGCGCGCATTTGAATTGGCACATGGTCCTCGAGAAGAGTGGAAAGCGCTGGTCCTCTCCATACCCGAAGATGCAGACCTGCTTCAAGCTGAAAACTGGCGATTCAGCGAAGCGTATCAACACCTCTGGTCAAGTTCACAGTGGATTGAAGGCAATATCGCGATCACGCCAGATAACAAACTGGTAAACATCTTGCGTTCAAATTTGCGAAATGTCTCGCCCGAAGAGATACAAGCAGGAAGCGATAAAGCGGCTATGCTGCACATCTCGGAAGATGGAAAAACACTGACACACGACCGGGACAGAGACCTGATCAATTTCCCGGGCGGCGGTGTAAAATTCACAATTCGATTTGACGATCAAACACAGCGCTATTGGTCGCTGGGATGCAAACAAACCAATCCGCCAGCATACCGCAATATACTGGTCTTAACATCGTCTGCAAATTTGCAAACCTGGCGAATCGAATCCGTGATCTTGCACCATCCCGATCCAGAGAAACACGCATTTCAATACGTTGACTGGCAATTTGAAAAAAACGATATAATCGTGGCATCTCGCACAGCCTATGACGATGGCCTGAGCGGCGCGCACAACGCGCATGATGCTAATTATATGACATTCCACAGAATTGAAAATTTCAGAAATCGAACAATAGACGACCCGCCCTTAAACGAGAGAGAGTAGCTCTCGGAAAGGATATAATGAAAGCAATTCACAACCTGCAGCCAGACAGGATATTTTACAATGGCAACCTGATCACCATGGCCGATCACAAAGGGACTGCGGTTGCCGTGTTGAAAGGATCTATATGCGCTGTGGGATCTGATCGTGAAATTATCGGCCTTGCAGGACCCGACACCGAACGTACCGATCTGGCGGGAAAAACCCTGCTACCCGGATTTTACGACACACATGGACATTTTCCAAGCGCGGGCCTCGTGGCTGTTTCCTCTGTAAATTGCAATTCTCCGCCGATGGGACCCGTGGAAAAAATCGATGATATTGTCCAGCTATTGGCAGAACGCGCCAAAGACGTACCAGAGGACCAGTGGGTATTGGGCAGAGGCTACGACGATACCTTACTGGAGGAGAAACGACACCCCACACGAACAGACCTGGATCGCGCTTCGCAGAACCACCCGATTTGCATCGTCCATACCTCGGGCCATTTTGCATCGGCAAATACACGCGCATTAGAACGCGCCGGAGTCCATTCCGACACGCCCAATCCAACGGGTGGCGTGATTCGCAAGGACCTCATCTCAGGAGAGCCGGACGGTGTTCTGGAAGAGACCGCAATGCGTCCGGTGAGAAATCTGATCCCCCCATTGGACGAAGCCCAGTGGTTTGAGGGATTGGAGATCGCGGTAAATGAATATGTCCGTGAAGGCGTAACCTCCGTAGTAATCGCTGGCTGTACTCGCCGAGACATTGCGCGCCTGCAAACAGCCATCGACAGCGGTAAGCTGCCCTTGCGCATGGTTTGTATGACCGGGAAAAGCAAGCCCGGTCAGCAGTCGATTCTGGAGACAAGCGGATTAAAAACGGGCTTTGGAACGGACCGCTTGCGATTGGGCGCAGTAAAAATGTTTCAGGATGGATCCATCCAGGGCTATACGGGTTATCTGAGCAAACCCTATCACGAACCATTTATGGGTGATACCCGGTATCGCGGCTATCCCATGCGAAGCCGAGAAGCCCTGGTCGAGATGGTAGATGAAGCCCATCGGGCGGGCAAGCAGATTGCGATACACGGCAATGGAGACGCGGCAATCGACGATATTTTATCTGCCTATGAACAGGCACAACAAAAAACGCCCCGCACAGATACGCGGCATCGCATTGAACACTGTCAAACAGTCAGAGAAGATCAGCTCGATAAAATGCAGACACTGGGCGTAACCCCCTCTTTCTTCGTTCAGCACACCTATTACTGGGGTGACCGCCACGAAGCGATTTTTTTGGGACCCGAGCGCGCGCATCGAATCAGCCCACTGAAATCGGCGTCCGACCGTGGAATTCGCTTTACCATCCACAACGACTCGCCAGTAACCCCGACCAAATCGCTCTTTTCCGTCTGGTCCGCAGTGAACCGCCTATCGCGCAGTGGACAGTGCATGGGCGAAGCACAGCGGATCGATCTTGAACTGGCATTTCGGGCAATCACAATTGACGCCGCCTGGCAAAACTTTGAAGAAGATGTAAAAGGATCAATCGAGGTGGGCAAACTGGCGGATTTTGTGGTTTTAGAATCAGATCCATTTGCAGGAGATGTGCGGGCTGTAAAGGATATTGCCGTGCAGGAAACAATTGTGGGAGGCAAAACAGTTTATCGCAAAGCGTGCTAACAACCGCAAAATATAATCATTTAGAAAGAAAAGAACGGCAATTTTTCAACAGTTTGCCGTTCTTTTTTTTAATAATCACAATATGCCGGACAGAACTTCGCTTGCCTTCACAAATTAAGTTCGTTAATATATCAAAGTGATCTATTTTATTTTTCAAATAAGTTTTAACACAATATAAAAAACTAAAATTAATATCTGGTAAGGAGGTCCAATGACCTGATGCAATTGCGTCTCGGAAATCTATTTGACACAACATCCATAAGCAAAGGAGGTTCCGTTGAAAAATGTATTCTCGATTTTATGCATTGTCGTGCTGTTGCCGAATGCGCAGGCAACCGCACGAGAAGGTGCTTTTGGCGCTGGCGGATTTTTCGACTTCTACATCCCCGTCTTTAACTTCAAAGATATGTACGATAGTGGTACAAAATTTGGAGGCACAGCGCATTATATTTATCACAAACGCAAGATGGTCGAAGTAGAATTTCACCATGCCCGCTTTAACAATGGCAGCCTTGAAACACGCACCTTCAGTTTCAGCGACGGTAAAGATTACACCAGCCCACAGGCCGAAGCCAACATGACCATTAACAGCATCAATGCCAACTGGCTATTTGCATTGCGGGAACAGGGATTTGGCCAGGGCACAACGCTCTATCTCACATTTGGCGCAGGCCTTCACGATTATTCCAGCAAAGTCAGCGGTCTGATCTTTGCCGGTCAAACACCTTCGGGTGCTGGTGCGCCCCCCGACCCAACCATCCTCATGGAACCCATCAACGACACGCGCACAGCCTTTAGTGCCAGCTTTGGCGGCGGGGTTCAAATCGGTATGGGAGACAAAGCCGCGTTAGATGTGCGTGTACGCTATAATATTGTGATGGGAGAGTTGCGCCCCTTCCTCGTTTGGGGCATTGAAAAAACATATCCCTTCAACCTCATTGATATCGGTGCAGGTATCAAATTCAACTTAAATTAAGGAGAGCCGCGAATGAAACGAATCGTTATGATTTTCATACTTCTGTGTTGTGCCTCTCACCTCCAGGCAGGCACCACGGGTAAAATCGCTGGTATCATCAAAGACGATCAGGGCAATCCGCTTCCCGGCGCCAATGTAATCGTAGAAGGTACGCGACTCGGCGCCGTAGCAGATGCCGATGGCAGCTATTTTATCATCAATATTCTACCGGGACGATACGCGCTCACAGCTTCGCTTATCGGATATACCAATCAAACCCAGAGCGATGTATCGGTCAAAACGGACTTCACCACGCCTCTCAACTTTCAACTCAAAGAAACCACAGTCGAATTGGCCGAACTCACAGTCGTGGCCGAACGCCCACCCGTGGAAAGAGACAAAACCACGAGCAAATACATCATGGGCGGCGACACGATTGATCGGCTATCTACAGCGGCAAGCACCTCAGAACTCATGAGCCTTCAGGCCGGCGTCTCTCTCGACAACAACGAACCCGCCATTCGCGGCAGCTATCAGGGCAACCGCGGCACGACGGAAACACTCGTCTATTTGGATGGCGTTGTCATGGATGCGGGCACTGCCCGGGGCGATGTTCAATTTGTCGGAGTCAACAGCGACGCCGTGCAAGAAATCACCGTCATCACCGGCGGGATGGAAGCCGAATACGGCAATGCCACATCTGGCGCCATTCACATCATCACCCGAGAAGGCGGCAAAAATTTTCACGGCAAAGGCCGCCTCTCCTATATCCCGCCGGGCAAAAAACACTGGGGTGGCAATGTCTATGATAGCCCCATCCACAAAGGCAGAATGAAATGGGGCGATGCGACATGGGAAAATGAAACATACACAGATCCCGGTCCAGACCGCCAGATGGGAACGGGCGACGACATCACCCGCCTGGCGCACGAGCGCACGGACTATACCGGCATTCACGGTTATGAAGTCGATGGGTCACTCTCGGGCCCATTGCTGGGAAATGCTTCCTTTTTTGTCACCGCACAGCACGAAGGACAGGCCTCGCATTTTCCCTCCCCCACCAAACGCGGCATCTTTCACCAGGCCGTCTCAACATCTCCACAAACCGCCCGCTGGATCGAATCGCCCTACAACATCAAAGGCACCTACAAACTGGCCTGGGATGTGCAGTCCAACATAAAAGTTAAAGTCGGTGGGGTCTATGCCCGCCACGAAGCCTATCAGGTCGGCGAGGGGGAAAGCTGGGTACAGGGCGTCAAGCGCACCGTTGGTCGAGAACTTCAGGGTATCGACATCTTTCTTCCCGCAAACGAAGCCGGTGCAGGCATCGCCAACGTCAAACACGATCTGGCGTACATATCCCTCACACATACCTTGAGCAACAAAACCTTTTACGAAGCCCGGCTATCCTATTACCGCGACGCCACAGACACAACCAATGTGCCGGGTGTCACCAGCCAATTTGGCGGCGGCATTACAGAACCGCTCAGAAAAGATCAGGACGGGGTATTCACCATTGGCCCCAGACGGGTCTCCATCTGGATCAACGACCACCGCGCCCGCCTCAACTTCAAACTCGATTATTCCAGTCAGATCAACAAGAACCACTTTATCAAAACCGGCATTGATCTGACGCGACACACCTACTGGTGGAACCAGATCAACTGGCCGCAGGCGGGCAAATCGCGCTATCAACTCGCGGGCGTGCCCTACGAAATGGGTGAACCCATTAACCCCATCCAATCCGCCTTTTACCTCCAGGACAAAATGGAATTTGAAGGCATCATCGTCAACCTGGGCATCCGCTACGACAGACACGACCACAACGGCGATTTTTATTCCCCACTTGCCAATAATGCCTGGGGCGGAGCACCCATGACCAACTCGTGGTCCCGGCAACGCAAATTTATGCCGCGCACCACTGTATCGACCAAATCGGCCTGGAGTCCTCGCCTGGGCGTTTCACATCCCATTACGGCCAATGCCATCATTCGATTTTCCTACGGTATCTTTCACCAGATGCCCGGGTTCTGGCACCTCTATTCCTACGAATGGCGCGGCGTTGCACCCCCCGAAGACTTCAACAACAACGGCCAAATCGACGATACCGAATGGCTCAATAAAAACAACCAGCGAGCCACCACGGGCAATCCCCATCTCGACTACAAACGCTCCACCAATTTCGAGGTGGGCACAGACTGGAACTTCTATCAGGACTATGTCCTGAGCTTTACGACTTATCAGCAAAGTGTAGATGGTCAGGTTCGATTCGGCAATGCCCTGTGGCGAGATCCCAGTCGCAAAAGCCAGGTGGGGCGCAACACACCGCTGGGTTATGTTTTTACAGACAATCGCGGATTTGAACTGAGCCTGAGAAAGGACTTCAGTCAGAACTTCTCCTTCCAGGTCGCCTACAACCACCAGTGGCAATCGGGAGGCAATGCGGGAATCAACCGGATTATTTACTTTCCCAACTCGCAATTTGTCGCATCTGATCTCTATTTCATCCAGCACACCAAAGACACCAATGGCGACGGCGTAGTCAATGCCAGCGACGACGGCTCAGAAGCAAAAGTACCGCTCACACCGCAGCAGATTCAGGACATCGGCGCCGAGGCAGACCGCTATATCCAGACCATTCGAGAAGGCACCAACCCCGACTGGAATCCGCTGACCGATAGCGAAATTCAGGAAGTGGAAAATCTTCCGGGTGTCTTTTACTTCACTCGCAACACCACCTCTGATCGAAGTGCGGGACGCGGTGGTGCCGCAGAAACCGCTGGTTTTGGCGACCGGCGCGGCACCATGAAAATCGCATTTACGTATGAAACGCCAATGCATTACGGTCCAGCCCTCGGCGGCTTCAGGCTCAATTTGATCAACACCCTGAAAACGGGACGCCGAATCAACATTCCGCATCCCACGCAGGGCAATGTCGAGCGATTTGGACCTATGGAAACCAAGACCAACCTGTCTTTGGAAAAACGCATTCGGGCAGGCAGAACAGAAGCCGTTCTATTTATGAACGTGTACAACTTCTTCAACCAGCGCGACCCGGCCACCGAATATTTCTGGCGCGGTCCCTGGTTTGATCGACACAGACAGGGTCCACAGGCCGAACTCTGGTATCTCTACGGCATGGACATGCCCAAACCCACGGACAAGAATTATATCAACTTCGGCGATACCAAAGAATACCACCGCTGGGCTGGTCGCCCCCGAGAGATCAGCGTAGGTCTCCAACTCGGATTTTAATTTCGTTATCAAGGAGCAATAACATGTATCCATTAAAACACATCGGATGGATGGGCGTTCTATGTGTGCTGGTATTTGCATCCGAAATCTATGCCCAGCAACCCGAACTTCAACGCCACCTGACCCGGGGCAAGCTCTGGGCCACCTTTCGCAATACCGGTACCCAGGGCCTGCGCGACGACAGCCGCCTGGGTGCAGATGCCGGCTTGATGTATCCCGGCTGGGGCATTGGCGAACGCGACTTCAGGGAATACTGGATCATAGGACAGGACAACGACCACCGCTATCACACCAGCCAGGGCGAGGGTTTTTGGGTTTTTACCAAAGAAGGAGGATCATACAATGTATCGACCTCCAACCCGCGCTACAATACCGACGACATCTTCGAAATGATCTACGATGCCGCTTCGGGGCCAGAGCGCGATCTGGGCGTTGAAACCCGGTCGTTCCTCACGGGCAATACCACGGCCAATTACTGGCCCGGAGCACCTGCACTGGTGGCCGACGAACCCATCGAAATCCACAATTACGATTACGGACGCTACATACCCAACGACAACGAGGCCGAAGAAATCATCATCTCCAAATGGACGACAGAACGCGGCCTCACCATTACCCGCAAAGCCAGAGCGTGGAGCTATCCGGACTACGACGACTTTATTATTCTCGAAGTCATCATCGAAAACACCGGCGATAACAACGGAGACGGCATACCCGATGCAGGGCTACCTGTTGATCACCAGGACGTTTACTTTGCCTTTGTGAACAACCTCGCCCCATCGTGGGCCGGACACCGCTGGCAAAACCAAACCGTACCGTGGGCGTATTCCGACCCGATCATCCTGGACGACTGGTACAAATACAGCGAAGCTCCCAACTTCGATGGTTTGCCCGCACTTCAAGGAAAAAAAATCTCATACGTCTATGACAGCGATCTGCTCTCTTCTGCCGGAGACGACACGGGCCAGCCTTTCGACAGAAACAACGCCCAGGCAGCCTATATCAACCGGGGCCAGCTCAGCCACGGCGAACTCATGGCTTTCCAGTACATCGGCCTGGCGCCCCTCGATTACGACCCCACCGACGGGTTCACCAACGACAACGAGACCTACGTGGCCCCCAAAACAATGGATCAGCCCGCCTTCGCCAACTGGTGGGAGATCTACGGGCGCTTCGATTGGGACACGCCAGATATTACCAACCTGAATAGCGACGAGAATCTCTACAATGAATTTATTGGTTTGGGTAGAGTTCCAGCCGTCCAGGATAATCCCTCCAAAGTCAGCCGCGTAACCTTCGCACACACCTACGGACCTTATGATCTGGCTCCCGGTGAAAAAGCCAAAGTAGTGGTCGCCTGGGTCGCCGGATCGGGTGCCGAATTTGCCGGTCCCGGCGGCGGTCCGATGGATGTTTACGAATGGGCGCGCCAGGGCAACCAGAGCCAGGTCGCCGACGGCGAACGGGCGATGGCACAGCATCTGGAACGCGCGCAATTTGCCTACGACAACAATTACGACCTGCCAGACGCGCCTCCCGATGTTGCCGTATTTGTAGATAGCGACGAAAACGGGAACAACGCCATCACATGGTCTGACCGGGCTGAAAAGTCCCCCGATCCGGATTACACGGGCGATGAAGCCCTGGATGTACAGGGCTATCGGGTCTATCGCACCCAGAACAACCACCTGGGA contains:
- a CDS encoding sialidase family protein; its protein translation is MSLKPDHSKVPGVVIDHRPASTKQYLGSPSIVIMPNGDYIASYDLFGPGTNYDRMAVFRSRDKGETWTQIIEQVGQWWSNLFLHKGDLYLLGTSREYGYVVIRRSTDGGETWTVPKDKHTGQLTTEDRYHCAPMPVVAHNGYLWRAFELAHGPREEWKALVLSIPEDADLLQAENWRFSEAYQHLWSSSQWIEGNIAITPDNKLVNILRSNLRNVSPEEIQAGSDKAAMLHISEDGKTLTHDRDRDLINFPGGGVKFTIRFDDQTQRYWSLGCKQTNPPAYRNILVLTSSANLQTWRIESVILHHPDPEKHAFQYVDWQFEKNDIIVASRTAYDDGLSGAHNAHDANYMTFHRIENFRNRTIDDPPLNERE
- a CDS encoding outer membrane beta-barrel protein, whose product is MKNVFSILCIVVLLPNAQATAREGAFGAGGFFDFYIPVFNFKDMYDSGTKFGGTAHYIYHKRKMVEVEFHHARFNNGSLETRTFSFSDGKDYTSPQAEANMTINSINANWLFALREQGFGQGTTLYLTFGAGLHDYSSKVSGLIFAGQTPSGAGAPPDPTILMEPINDTRTAFSASFGGGVQIGMGDKAALDVRVRYNIVMGELRPFLVWGIEKTYPFNLIDIGAGIKFNLN
- a CDS encoding amidohydrolase family protein, with amino-acid sequence MKAIHNLQPDRIFYNGNLITMADHKGTAVAVLKGSICAVGSDREIIGLAGPDTERTDLAGKTLLPGFYDTHGHFPSAGLVAVSSVNCNSPPMGPVEKIDDIVQLLAERAKDVPEDQWVLGRGYDDTLLEEKRHPTRTDLDRASQNHPICIVHTSGHFASANTRALERAGVHSDTPNPTGGVIRKDLISGEPDGVLEETAMRPVRNLIPPLDEAQWFEGLEIAVNEYVREGVTSVVIAGCTRRDIARLQTAIDSGKLPLRMVCMTGKSKPGQQSILETSGLKTGFGTDRLRLGAVKMFQDGSIQGYTGYLSKPYHEPFMGDTRYRGYPMRSREALVEMVDEAHRAGKQIAIHGNGDAAIDDILSAYEQAQQKTPRTDTRHRIEHCQTVREDQLDKMQTLGVTPSFFVQHTYYWGDRHEAIFLGPERAHRISPLKSASDRGIRFTIHNDSPVTPTKSLFSVWSAVNRLSRSGQCMGEAQRIDLELAFRAITIDAAWQNFEEDVKGSIEVGKLADFVVLESDPFAGDVRAVKDIAVQETIVGGKTVYRKAC
- a CDS encoding right-handed parallel beta-helix repeat-containing protein, with the protein product MSNVRDFGARGDGISNDTKAIENALAKGNGTLQFPKGDYLITHTINVNLADSGRVSIDGSGGTTKILMGGAGPAFHITGTHRRSADPKTFELRVWTHERMPTISNLEIEGKHPEADGFLLTGTMQATFEGVLLRKLNHAIHIHDRARNVLISHCHIHDNHGAGIFLDHVDLHQIIVTGSHISYCKRGGIKIIGSQIRNLQITGNDIEYNFDKKADRSADIWIDTSDGVSSVREGTISGNTIQAKPSPGGANILMIGHSPQTNNKVGMFTIAGNLIGSQQNNIHLIAARGVTISGNAVYNGVNRNLLVEHAQNIVIGSNSFDHNPDYGPSRCTGIQFINSTDSIMSGTTLHEFKGIQDEEDDRQGLLEIIRCARLTANGCQILDGYPSAIYVTDSDDISVTGCTLLERRKQKETVSTIRWKGMGSGNLLNNNRIGHGTAGALSIDETAGVQISHNRMDN
- a CDS encoding TonB-dependent receptor; this translates as MKRIVMIFILLCCASHLQAGTTGKIAGIIKDDQGNPLPGANVIVEGTRLGAVADADGSYFIINILPGRYALTASLIGYTNQTQSDVSVKTDFTTPLNFQLKETTVELAELTVVAERPPVERDKTTSKYIMGGDTIDRLSTAASTSELMSLQAGVSLDNNEPAIRGSYQGNRGTTETLVYLDGVVMDAGTARGDVQFVGVNSDAVQEITVITGGMEAEYGNATSGAIHIITREGGKNFHGKGRLSYIPPGKKHWGGNVYDSPIHKGRMKWGDATWENETYTDPGPDRQMGTGDDITRLAHERTDYTGIHGYEVDGSLSGPLLGNASFFVTAQHEGQASHFPSPTKRGIFHQAVSTSPQTARWIESPYNIKGTYKLAWDVQSNIKVKVGGVYARHEAYQVGEGESWVQGVKRTVGRELQGIDIFLPANEAGAGIANVKHDLAYISLTHTLSNKTFYEARLSYYRDATDTTNVPGVTSQFGGGITEPLRKDQDGVFTIGPRRVSIWINDHRARLNFKLDYSSQINKNHFIKTGIDLTRHTYWWNQINWPQAGKSRYQLAGVPYEMGEPINPIQSAFYLQDKMEFEGIIVNLGIRYDRHDHNGDFYSPLANNAWGGAPMTNSWSRQRKFMPRTTVSTKSAWSPRLGVSHPITANAIIRFSYGIFHQMPGFWHLYSYEWRGVAPPEDFNNNGQIDDTEWLNKNNQRATTGNPHLDYKRSTNFEVGTDWNFYQDYVLSFTTYQQSVDGQVRFGNALWRDPSRKSQVGRNTPLGYVFTDNRGFELSLRKDFSQNFSFQVAYNHQWQSGGNAGINRIIYFPNSQFVASDLYFIQHTKDTNGDGVVNASDDGSEAKVPLTPQQIQDIGAEADRYIQTIREGTNPDWNPLTDSEIQEVENLPGVFYFTRNTTSDRSAGRGGAAETAGFGDRRGTMKIAFTYETPMHYGPALGGFRLNLINTLKTGRRINIPHPTQGNVERFGPMETKTNLSLEKRIRAGRTEAVLFMNVYNFFNQRDPATEYFWRGPWFDRHRQGPQAELWYLYGMDMPKPTDKNYINFGDTKEYHRWAGRPREISVGLQLGF